From the Veillonellaceae bacterium genome, the window AGCACTTTTTGAGCATTTTCTATTTAGACCTGCTAAAGTACCTAATTTTACGACCTCTTCAACTGTAGCCGGAAACCCACTGATATTCTTTCCATAATTTTGAGGAACATAGCCAATTAGACCGTCATATCTAGCCTCTCGCAAATTTTTACCGCGGATAGTAACAGTTCCCGCCTGCGGGGTTAGTATACCTGCAATAATCTTAAGGACAGTACTCTTGCCTGCACCGTTAGGACCGATTACTGCTGTAAAGCTTCCTTGATCTATAGCAAGTGATAAGTTTTCTAAAACAACATCATCACCATAAGAGAATCTTATGTTTGATAGATTTACCATGCACATTTTCCAATCACCTTTTTCAGCATATGTGTACCGCTATGAATAAGCCAAAGTTTTTTCTATCCTAAGGGCCTCTTACGGGATGCATCAATTATAGTATTCCCATTTTTACCATTAGAGCATGATCAAGCTATAAGTTCCAAACTTAATAGTGTACTTTTATTTCATAAATACTCAATCGTGCATTATATAATAGCAGTAAAAATAAAAGAGGGCTGCTAACGCCCCCAATATCTTGCTTATCTACAATATTCTTCGTGCACCGTAGTAACGACTTCCCCAATAACCGCTGTCCAGCCTGCTTACCATTACACCACGGCTAGACGTCGAGCTAATGAACTTCCCATTCTCAAGATAAATTCCAACATGTGAAGGTCCTGGCGCATATGTAGTAAAGAAAACCAGGTCTCCGGGTCGCAAATTATAGTAAGATACTGACCGGCCTAATTTGAATTGGTCGTCAGCAGTACGTGGTAAATAGATGCCGGATTGGGCAAATACATAACGGGTGTAGCCTGAACAGTCAAAGCCGTTAGGTGTTGTACCGCCGAATACATAAGGGACGCCGGTATATTTCATGGCATTTTGGGTAACTCGGCGAACTACTGTCGCGGAGGTAGCTCTACTGACAGGGATATCCCGTCCCATCAAAAGCTGATAAGTTTGCGTGCCAATAATGCCATCAGCTTCAAGACCCTTATCTCGTTGGAAGTTTTTAACGGCGTTTTCCGTTACTGTGCCAAAGTCACCATCCGCGGCACCGGTCTCATAGCCTAGCGAACTTAGACGCTGCTGAATCAACGCAATATCTTCGCCTTGATCTCCTTTTTGATAAGCCGCAGCATACGCGAGCGAAGAAAAACATAATAGAACCATACAAAACAACATGGTTCGGAAAAGCTTTGACACTTTTTCGACTCCTCTCAACGGCCTCCGAGGTTAGCTGACGGGTTAGGGTTGAGGTACCCTGATGAAAGTATTTATACATACGTCCTTTCAAAATTCACCCTTAACATTTGGTTCCCCGGTCGTAAGCTTGATTAGGCTTTATACTGCTGAAAAATAATTTCGCCATTTTTATGCAATATCCTGCTGGTTTATGCTTTTTTTCTTAATGTTTGCATTCCATTATTTGGTAATTAACCTGAAAGTCATTATCTATGACTAGCGTCCTCTATCTGATAATATCTTGGCGGAGACGCACTGCATCGCGCAAATAGACGTGGCGTATGCTCTTTTGCGGCAGTTCAGTATTCCATAAAATCAACACCCTGATACAATGAGGTAATCCTAAGGGATTATCGATTTCCTGCGTGCCAAAAAGCGGTACTTCATGCCAGCCTAACGATCTTGCAGCAGCGGCCGGAAATGCAGTATCTAAATCAGGCGTCGAACTAAAAATTATCGCTCCAATATCCTCTAGATCGATTGAATTTGCCTCTTTCATAGCGTTTAAGAGTTCTGATACGGCGGATAGAATATCATTACGTTCATTTTGATTAACAGTTATTGCCCCTCGAATTCCGCGTAGCATGCTAGTCACCTCATCAATTATCACAAATAATTTTTTAATTATTATTCCCAAGAATGTTAAATTTCGTTACTTACAGCAAATATCCTTTATTGGCAGGCTAGTTCGACTGGTAAACTCCAATAATGCCAACAACCCGGCTTGTGCCGGGCCGTCTTATGCTAAACCAAGTTTTTCGGTAATGATTTTGATATCATGCGCTGCATCCTCAGACTGAGCTGCAGCCAACTCCGGGAAAGCGCTTATTTCAATTGTTTCTAAAATTGGATTGCCCTTTGCATTATAAAAAACGCCATACCAAACGCCAGCAACACCGCTTTCCAGCCATTCGACAGGTTCAGCAACATCATTAAATTTGACGGTCACTGTTCCTTGACCTAAAAAATCGTGGATTGCCTGACGTTCCTCAAATGATAAAGCCATCTTATCAATAAAGATTGTCCACGATTCACCAGATTGCAGAAACCGCGACAACGCATCTTTGATTTCAACTAACACCGCTTTAACCTTTATCGGTAATTGATTATCATCCAACCTGTTCTACCTCCGCCTGCCAATCAGCTAATTGTTTTAGTACAAGACTCTCCAACTTTACAAGGCCCTGTTCAATTTCTGAACTCAATTCTAACCCAACATTCATTGTACCCGGCTGCATGCCAACAACCACAATCTCTTTTATTGGCTTTTCCAAAACTTCCATTGTTGCAAGCACATCCTGAATGCCTAGATCGTGCAGAGAAACCTTCTGCTTAAAGTAGGTTTTAACTTCGCCATCCCGCAATTCATAGATAGATCCGGGCGGCAGTTTGCCAGCAATAGCATCTACAATCAATAATTTATCAGTACCGTCAAGAAAAGGTATAAGTCCCATTCCTAACGTTCCTCCGTCTAATACCTGAACATCGTCGGGAAAACGATAATTGTTCATAAGTCTTTCAACCGTCCGAACCCCTAATCCTTCATCTTGAAGAAGAATATTTCCGATTCCCAGAACTGTTATCTTTATCATGATCAATATCTCCTATATCATCAGGATCCGCCTTGAGAAATTTAACACCAGAAAACATACTAGATATTTCGCCGTTCTTATCAGTTAAGTCCGCCCTGATAGTCATATAAACATGAACTATGGCAAATAGTACAATAAACCATGCGACATAATGATGAATTAAATGCACATAGTATTCATTTATCAGAAGATGATTGAACCAACCAAAAACTTTGGCACCAAATCGATTAGGATCAATCATATAATACATGGCAAAACCAGTGACTACCTCGAGTAAAATCATCACATACACCGACGCATAGCCTGCTCTGGCCATATGATTCCGGATATACGGCCTATGCACAGGAGTAATAAAAGCGTAATGCATGGCTACATCGATTGTTCCCAGCCAATACTCAAAAGTCCACGGCCGAGGAAATAAACGGTCCCCCTTAAAAACTATCATGCCGTATATCCGCATGATAAAGCTAGCGACAAAAATAAATGCCGTTATGAAGTGTATGTAGCGAATAGTCTCCATCGAAAAGAGGGATTCAACGGCATATGTGGCCTCAGTACCTTGAGTCCCGATATACGCTGGGTTGCCGATGTACAAGCCGGTAATAAACAATATGGTAATCGAAAAAACCATTATCCAGTGAAATAACCGCAAAAACGGACTGAACACATAAACACACCTTAATGGCTCGGTGCTCATTTGACTGACCCCTTTCTCTATTAATATTCTTACTACTTGAATGGATCAGTATTCACGACAGTAATTTGCTCGCCTTCCGCGTTATAAAGGTGAGTTGCACAGGCTAGGCATGGATCAAAAGAATGGATTAGTTTCAGAATTTCAAGGGGTTTTTCAGCTATCTTTACTTTAGTATCAATCATACCAAGTTCATATGCTCCGTATCCGGCTTTGCTGTCCCTGGGGCATGCATTCCACGTACTAGGGACAACGGTTTGGTAGTTAGCAGTCCGGCCATTTTTTATAACTATCCAATGGCTGAGTCCACCGCGCGGCGGTTCATGCAGACCTACGCCCTGGGCTTCCTGCGGCCAAGACGACGGCTCCCATTTAACCATATTGGCGACGGTAGTATCGCCTGCTTTAATATTATTCAGCAGCTTATCGGTAAAATACTTATTTACATAGGCAAATACTTGTGCCTCAAGCCCTCTCGCTAATGTACGCCCAAGCGTAGACGGGAGCCATTTTTCCGGTGGTAGATTAAGAATTTTGGATACGGCATCTATTTGACTTACCATCATATTCTCTACCCAGGTCGGCTGGATAATCCCTTTTTTAACTTTAGTGTAAACAATTATATAACGGGCAAGTGGACCAACTTCGGCTGTTTTCCCTCGCCACTTAGGAGTTTTTATCCAAGAATACTTGCCATTTTCGTCGAGATATTTCCAATTTGTTTTTGTCCCTTCTTTAGGTGCTGTATATTCAGGCTTAGTAACTCCGTTCCAGGGATGAATATCTGCTTGACCTTCCGGATATTGATACCAAGCATGTTCAACACTTTCAGTTAGAGTATCCGGATCGGCAATGTCTTTGGGATCGAACGGATGAAATACAGCGTTTGTAACCCCCTGACCAAAGTTCTCAACGACACCATTTGATCTAAGCAAAAGATTGCTGTGATAACTGCCGTTGCTAGTGCCGCTATACGTTTCATCAGGTAAGTCTCCGAAACCGAGTACCCGTTCTTTGGCAAGCCCGCCCCCATCTAGATAGCCGGCTTTAGAATAGATATCAGCTATGGCTAACAAGTCAGGAACATAAAAGGAGTTAACACAATCAATCCCAAAGTTGGCTGACGTATCTACGACTGCTAACCGCTCAGTATTGACCGGAGCATTCATATCATTCATTGAGATTGAACAAGACATTCCGCCTACCAGATAGTGAGGATGAGGATTTTTTCCACCGAATATCAAATGGGATTTAACTAATTCCCGCTGTTTGTCTAACATATTAAGATAATGCGATATCGCAATCAAATGAACTTCCGGAGGTAGTATAGCATAATCGGGATGATCCCAATAATGCGCTGCAAAGATACCTAATTGTCCGCTATCAACAATTTTCTTCACTTTAGCCTGTATCTCTTTTAAATATGCCGTTGTGGCCTTAGGAAACTCTTTAGGGTAAGCACTTGTAGTATGTTCAACAGGCCCGCTAAAAGGCAAAGAATATTTCTCTAAAATCGTATTTTGTAAAGCCGCAGCCGCGGCGGGGTCTGCTTTCAGAGCCTCAACAGGGCTCACCCAGTCCAAACCATGCAAATGGTAGAAGTGAATAAGATGATCTTGTACTACTTGCGATGCATAAATGATATTCCTAATGTAATTGGCATTCTTAGGAATTTCAATACCGAGAGCATCCTCAACTGCTCTTACCGAAGCCAAAGCGTGTACCGTCGTACATACTCCGCATATACGCTGTACGAAAAGCCAAAGATCGCGCGGATCCCTATCTTTACAGATAATTTCGATTCCTCGCCAAGCTGTGCCGCTGGAGAGGGCATCTTGGACTTTACCTGTAGCTTCGTCTATCATAACTTCAACTCGTAAATGACCTTCAATCCGACTTACAGGATCGACGACAATTCGTTTCATTCCAGCTTCTCCCCTCAATCATCGTTATGTTCATTCTCATTTTTATGATACTTTTTATGTTGGATAACAGAAGCAATTCCATGTGCGACAACACCAGCTGTGACTGCCCCGGCAGCCACCATTCCTACCTTGTCTGCATTAGCGATTGTGTTTGGAATAGGTATATTAGGAAGACGCTGGAAGAATGGATCGTTATCCCAAAAATCATTAGATGCGCAGGCAACGCAGGGTGAACCCGCCTGAATCGGGTAGGACAAACCATTCCACCATCTTAGATTGCCGCATGAATTATAAGCTTCCGGACCGCGACATCCTACTTTATATAAACACCAGCCAGCTTTACTGCCGATATCATCAAATTTCTCTACAAACATTCCTGAATCAAAGAAGGCGCGGCGATAGCAGGTATCATGAATTCGATTGCCAAAAAATTGTTTAGGACGATTTTTACTATCGAGCGGCGGGATTTGACCAAAAATAACATAATGCATTATTGTGCCCGTAATTACTTCCGGTATTGGCGGACAGCCCGGGATATTAATAATCGGCTTTCCGCGGACAACTTCGCTAACGGCCACCGACTTAGTCGGATTAGGTTTTGCTGCCTGAATGCCGCCCCATGCTGCGCATGAACCAATATTAACTACTGCAACAGCCCCTTTTGCCGCTTCTTTTAAGTTTTCTTCGAATGTTTTGCCGCCTACCATACAATAAATTCCGTCTTCACCGACTGGAACAGCTCC encodes:
- a CDS encoding glycoside hydrolase, which gives rise to MSKLFRTMLFCMVLLCFSSLAYAAAYQKGDQGEDIALIQQRLSSLGYETGAADGDFGTVTENAVKNFQRDKGLEADGIIGTQTYQLLMGRDIPVSRATSATVVRRVTQNAMKYTGVPYVFGGTTPNGFDCSGYTRYVFAQSGIYLPRTADDQFKLGRSVSYYNLRPGDLVFFTTYAPGPSHVGIYLENGKFISSTSSRGVMVSRLDSGYWGSRYYGARRIL
- a CDS encoding nickel-dependent hydrogenase large subunit, which gives rise to MKRIVVDPVSRIEGHLRVEVMIDEATGKVQDALSSGTAWRGIEIICKDRDPRDLWLFVQRICGVCTTVHALASVRAVEDALGIEIPKNANYIRNIIYASQVVQDHLIHFYHLHGLDWVSPVEALKADPAAAAALQNTILEKYSLPFSGPVEHTTSAYPKEFPKATTAYLKEIQAKVKKIVDSGQLGIFAAHYWDHPDYAILPPEVHLIAISHYLNMLDKQRELVKSHLIFGGKNPHPHYLVGGMSCSISMNDMNAPVNTERLAVVDTSANFGIDCVNSFYVPDLLAIADIYSKAGYLDGGGLAKERVLGFGDLPDETYSGTSNGSYHSNLLLRSNGVVENFGQGVTNAVFHPFDPKDIADPDTLTESVEHAWYQYPEGQADIHPWNGVTKPEYTAPKEGTKTNWKYLDENGKYSWIKTPKWRGKTAEVGPLARYIIVYTKVKKGIIQPTWVENMMVSQIDAVSKILNLPPEKWLPSTLGRTLARGLEAQVFAYVNKYFTDKLLNNIKAGDTTVANMVKWEPSSWPQEAQGVGLHEPPRGGLSHWIVIKNGRTANYQTVVPSTWNACPRDSKAGYGAYELGMIDTKVKIAEKPLEILKLIHSFDPCLACATHLYNAEGEQITVVNTDPFK
- a CDS encoding hydrogenase expression/formation protein gives rise to the protein MDDNQLPIKVKAVLVEIKDALSRFLQSGESWTIFIDKMALSFEERQAIHDFLGQGTVTVKFNDVAEPVEWLESGVAGVWYGVFYNAKGNPILETIEISAFPELAAAQSEDAAHDIKIITEKLGLA
- the aroH gene encoding chorismate mutase translates to MLRGIRGAITVNQNERNDILSAVSELLNAMKEANSIDLEDIGAIIFSSTPDLDTAFPAAAARSLGWHEVPLFGTQEIDNPLGLPHCIRVLILWNTELPQKSIRHVYLRDAVRLRQDIIR
- the cybH gene encoding Ni/Fe-hydrogenase, b-type cytochrome subunit encodes the protein MSTEPLRCVYVFSPFLRLFHWIMVFSITILFITGLYIGNPAYIGTQGTEATYAVESLFSMETIRYIHFITAFIFVASFIMRIYGMIVFKGDRLFPRPWTFEYWLGTIDVAMHYAFITPVHRPYIRNHMARAGYASVYVMILLEVVTGFAMYYMIDPNRFGAKVFGWFNHLLINEYYVHLIHHYVAWFIVLFAIVHVYMTIRADLTDKNGEISSMFSGVKFLKADPDDIGDIDHDKDNSSGNRKYSSSR
- a CDS encoding hydrogenase small subunit; amino-acid sequence: MEKRDSLWDVFQKKNLSRRSFLKACVAITGIMGLSPTMIQDVVYAAENRPLPPVIWLHGHECTGCDEAFIRSETPLASDVILNMIALEDMEVLGAAAGIQLEHHAAEIMKKYAGQYLLLVEGAVPVGEDGIYCMVGGKTFEENLKEAAKGAVAVVNIGSCAAWGGIQAAKPNPTKSVAVSEVVRGKPIINIPGCPPIPEVITGTIMHYVIFGQIPPLDSKNRPKQFFGNRIHDTCYRRAFFDSGMFVEKFDDIGSKAGWCLYKVGCRGPEAYNSCGNLRWWNGLSYPIQAGSPCVACASNDFWDNDPFFQRLPNIPIPNTIANADKVGMVAAGAVTAGVVAHGIASVIQHKKYHKNENEHNDD
- the hybD gene encoding HyaD/HybD family hydrogenase maturation endopeptidase, which translates into the protein MIKITVLGIGNILLQDEGLGVRTVERLMNNYRFPDDVQVLDGGTLGMGLIPFLDGTDKLLIVDAIAGKLPPGSIYELRDGEVKTYFKQKVSLHDLGIQDVLATMEVLEKPIKEIVVVGMQPGTMNVGLELSSEIEQGLVKLESLVLKQLADWQAEVEQVG